GTGGGCACTTAAACCAAGGTGATGGATCCAATACTCTGCATTCTTATTATTCATAACAATGTCCTTTCAAGTATATGTATTTGTTAGCAGCAGACCTAACACTATCTTAGCAAATTGTCTTAAAAGTAACAAAGGGACAGTTCTTTTAAGAGTCAATCGAAAGTTCTCGCGAAAATAGGCACGACTAGCGGATTATTCTAGTTGCGCCGTTAATATATGGAAAAGAGTTGAAGTTGTGAACTAATTCTGATTATATTCATATTTATATTTGTTTTAACGTAGGCGACAATAATTTACAAAATAAGTCGAATTACTCCCCTTTTTTTCCTTCCTATCTTTCATTCTTTGTATTATGCTAAATATATAGAAAATTCAGAACAAACGAGGTGAAGTTTGAATGAACACAATGTTTATTGCTGGTCATGCAAAATTACCATCTGGAATGGCTGCTAAAAGTGTATTTGAAACATTGACGATAACAGCTGAAATTGATAGGAAATATGGGGTAATTGTCGCAGCGTCATGTACGCTAGCCACGGATCACGGGAAGGAATATATTTCTAGAATGTTAAAAGGACACAGTCTGCGTGATGGGATAGATGAACCTCTCAATCACATTCGAGATAGCTATTTAGGAAAAGCGAATAATGCCCTAATTGCCGCTTTAAAAGATTTATATAAACAATATGAACTACAGTTTAAATGTATCGGCGAAGTGAAAACGAATTAAAACAGAAAGACCGAAGTCTTCACTCGGTCTTTCTGTTTTTATGGAAATGGTATTTGAGAATTGTTGAGCCCTTCTTATTTTTATTAATTTTTAACCGCTTCTTTATCACTTTCAAATGGCCATGCAGGCAATGGTTGATTTAATGGTTTGTCTTCGCGGTAGCCGAGTGCATATTCTGCTTGCATGATCGTATGGATTTCCCGAGTTCCTTCATAGATAACCGGTGCTTTAGAATTTCGGAGGTATCGTTCTACTGGATATTCGCTAGAGTACCCATAAGCACCATGGACTTGAACCGCATCATCTGCGGCGTTATTAGCAAAATCACAAGCAATCCATTTAGCCAGTGAGGTTTCTCTAGTGTTTCGTTTGCCTTGATTCTTTAGTTCCCCTGCTCGATATACTAATAGGCGACTTGTTTGTAAGCCAGCTTCCATTTTGGCAATCATTTGTTGAACAAGCTGATGTTTACCAATTTCTTTTCCAAATGTTTGTCTTTCATGGCAATACTTCACGCTAGCCTCCATACTAGCCATAATCAACCCAACCGCTCCTGCAGCAACTGTAAATCGTCCGTTATCTAGCGCGGCCATCGCAATCTTAAATCCATCCCCTTCATTTCCAAGCAGATTTTCCTTTGGTACCCTTACTTGATCAAAGAATAGTTCGCCCGTATTTCCTGCGCGAATTCCCAACTTC
The DNA window shown above is from Bacillus sp. T3 and carries:
- a CDS encoding DUF3870 domain-containing protein, with the translated sequence MNTMFIAGHAKLPSGMAAKSVFETLTITAEIDRKYGVIVAASCTLATDHGKEYISRMLKGHSLRDGIDEPLNHIRDSYLGKANNALIAALKDLYKQYELQFKCIGEVKTN
- a CDS encoding acyl-CoA dehydrogenase family protein, with the translated sequence MNFEFTEEQVMLRKMVRSFVDKEIMPNIQAWDEKGYFNADILKRLAELNLMGVCIQEQYGGSGMDYNSLAIVCEELERGDTAFRTAVSVHTGLNSLTLLQFGTEAQKQKYLVPQAKGEKIAAFGLTEPGAGSDVASIATTAVKDGDDYILNGSKTWISLCDYADHFIVFAYTNKEKRHHGISAFIVERTMPGFSSKAIKGKLGIRAGNTGELFFDQVRVPKENLLGNEGDGFKIAMAALDNGRFTVAAGAVGLIMASMEASVKYCHERQTFGKEIGKHQLVQQMIAKMEAGLQTSRLLVYRAGELKNQGKRNTRETSLAKWIACDFANNAADDAVQVHGAYGYSSEYPVERYLRNSKAPVIYEGTREIHTIMQAEYALGYREDKPLNQPLPAWPFESDKEAVKN